The proteins below come from a single Myripristis murdjan chromosome 10, fMyrMur1.1, whole genome shotgun sequence genomic window:
- the LOC115366489 gene encoding non-histone chromosomal protein HMG-14A-like: MPKRKGTDIEVREEPQRRSARLQAKPPLPKPEPKPKKAAKKEKAVNDKKKEDKKKSPAAEANEENHSENGEAKTNEVEAAPEEAKEEAKSE, encoded by the exons ATGCCCAAGAGAAAG GGGACTGACATTGAAGTGAGGGAGGAG cCCCAGAGGAGATCGGCTCGGTTACAAGCG AAACCGCCCCTTCCCAAACCAGAACCAAAGCCTAAGAAGGCAGCAAAG AAAGAAAAGGCAGTGAACGACAAGAAGAAGGAGGACAAGAAGAAGAGTCCTGCGGCAGAGGCCAATGAGGAAAACCACTCTGAGAACGGAGAGGCCAAGACCAACGAG GTGGAGGCAGCTCCTGAGGAGGCCAAGGAGGAGGCCAAGTCCGAGTAG
- the sh3bgrl gene encoding SH3 domain-binding glutamic acid-rich-like protein has product MVIKVYIASSSGSTSIKKQQQDVMGFLAANKIEFEECDIAANEENRKWMRENVPEESRPTTGNPLPPQIFNESKYCGNYEAFFDAREDNAVYAFLGLTAPPGSKEAEALAKREKL; this is encoded by the exons ATGGTGATCAAAGTGTACATAGCATCGTCCTCTGGCTCCACTTCG AttaagaagcagcagcaggatgtgaTGGGCTTCCTGGCAGCCAATAAGATCGAGTTTGAGGAGTGTGACATCGCAGCCAATGAGGAGAACAGGAAGTGGATGAGGGAAAATGTTCCAGAGGAGTCGAGGCCAACCACTGGGAACCCTCTCCCCCCGCAGATCTTTAACGAAAGCAAATATTGCGGG AACTATGAAGCCTTCTTCGATGCCAGAGAGGACAATGCTGTGTATGCATTTCTGGGTCTGACTGCTCCCCCAGGCTCTAAG GAGGCCGAGGCTCTAGCCAAGAGGGAAAAATTGTAG
- the LOC115366690 gene encoding uncharacterized protein LOC115366690, which yields MLGEGFLRVLRYREERRVTSASKQHRAQTHTPCLDPLGSVSSDPCTLEPGPNKEEVVPNQSQGLSAASQAAVGVSIPGSSPVITLDPDLSDGLDSCSLLQHYPDLRLGKETGELADLDSPLRSTVPGYSSSTPHSISSHPPHSLRVDHREQQGELGASVPDQGYLVMGVSVTTSLDLPGSGLEPMSNSVLNGLLEKQLEEVYLQHLTESLARCHSHLGNSLLHGLVPPPQPGSQSQGPDSLEANLEEEGAGGDGKKISYLNTQNLAPCSSNFSSPVLRISEAEMVPPQCHTKANA from the exons ATGCTGGGTGAAGGTTTTCTCAGAGTACTGCGTTatagggaggagagaagggtcACCTCGGCTTCCAAGCAACACCgagcgcagacacacactccgTGTTTAGATCCTCTTGGCAGCGTTTCCTCAGACCCGTGCACACTGGAACCAG GTCCAAACAAGGAAGAGGTAGTTCCCAACCAAAGCCAGGGACTGAGTGCAGCATCTCAGGCTGCTGTTGGCGTCTCCATCCCTGGGTCTTCACCAGTCATCACCCTGGACCCTGACCTCTCAGACGGCCTGGACTCCTGCAGTCTGCTACAGCATTATCCAGACTTACGGCTGGGGAAGGAGACCGGGGAGCTTGCTGACTTGGACAGCCCGCTGAGAAGCACCGTTCCTGGATACAGTTCTTCAACTCCGCACTCTATCTCTAGTCATCCTCCTCATTCATTACGTGTTGACCACAGGGAGCAACAAGGAGAGCTGGGGGCCTCAGTGCCTGACCAGGGGTATCTGGTCATGGGAGTTAGTGTAACAACCAGCCTGGACCTGCCTGGGTCTGGACTGGAGCCTATGTCCAACTCAGTCCTGAATGGGCTGCTGGAGAAACAGCTGGAGGAGGTTTACCTGCAGCACCTGACTGAAAGCCTGGCTCGCTGCCACTCCCACCTGGGGAACAGCCTCCTGCACGGCCTGGTGCCTCCACCACAGCCAGGCAGCCAGTCGCAGGGACCAGACTCACTGGAGGCAAATCTGGAAGAGGAGGGAGCGGGGGGAGATGGCAAAAAGATTAGTTATCTGAACACACAGAATTTAGCTCCCTGCTCGTCCAACTTCAGCTCCCCGGTGTTACGGATTTCAGAGGCTGAGATGGTTCCTCCACAGTGCCACACAAAAGCAAACGCATGA
- the tent5d gene encoding terminal nucleotidyltransferase 5D produces the protein MSQQQGSSMSETKSSQRFHSLNAEQVEVLDQVLSEVVPIHGRGNFPTLELRPRDIITAVRARLEKQGIAVRDVRLNGSTASHVLVRDNGTSYKDLDIIFGVELPRQEDFQVIKESVLGCLLDCLPAGVNRERISSATMKEAYVQKMVKVFNEHDRWSLISLSNNSGKNLELKFVSALRRQFEFSVDSFQIILDRLLEVSSDKPEQSNAPRASGSVPAVEVLAESMYGDFEAAMDHLRYRLIATRNPEEIRGGGLLKYSNLLVRDYRPASETQIKTLERYMCSRFFIDFPDVQEQQRKILSYLKNHFIGEERSKYQYLMTLRRVVDDSTVCLMGHERRQTLNMITVLALKVLGEQNIIPNTDHVTCFYQPAPYLAEHSAPYMAEPSYCSYYIPQGGSTLLYQPYPLHLHTQTGMV, from the exons ATGTCACAGCAACAG GGCAGCAGCATGTCTGAAACCAAATCCAGCCAGCGATTCCACAGCCTGAATGCTGAGCAGGTGGAGGTTCTCGATCAGGTTTTATCTGAGGTCGTTCCAATCCATGGCCGTGGGAACTTTCCCACACTGGAGCTGCGTCCTCGCGACATCATCACGGCGGTGCGGGCAAGGCTGGAGAAGCAGGGCATTGCGGTGAGGGATGTTCGCCTTAACGGTTCCACAGCGAGCCACGTCCTGGTCCGAGACAACGGAACAAGCTACAAGGACTTGGACATCATCTTCGGAGTGGAACTGCCGAGACAGGAGGACTTCCAG GTGATCAAGGAGTCAGTGCTGGGCTGCTTGCTGGACTGCCTGCCTGCTGGGGTCAACAGGGAGAGGATCAGCAGTGCCACAATGAAGGAGGCCTACGTTCAGAAGATGGTCAAGGTCTTCAATGAACATGATCGCTGGAGCCTGATCTCCCTCTCcaacaacagtggaaaaaacCTGGAACTCAAATTTGTGAGTGCACTTAGACGGCAGTTTGAGTTCAGCGTCGACTCCTTCCAGATCATTCTGGATCGTCTACTGGA GGTATCTTCAGATAAGCCTGAACAGAGCAACGCTCCCCGGGCGTCAGGCTCTGTCCCCGCTGTCGAGGTCCTGGCAGAAAGCATGTACGGTGACTTTGAGGCAGCCATGGACCACCTGCGCTACCGCCTCATTGCCACCAGGAACCCTGAGGAGATCCGAGGTGGTGGTCTTTTGAAATACAGCAACCTGTTAGTCAGGGACTATCGACCAGCCAGTGAGACACAGATAAAGACACTGGAGCGCTACATGTGCTCACGCTTCTTCATAGATTTCCCTGAtgtgcaggagcagcagaggaagatCCTGTCCTACTTGAAGAACCACTTCATCGGAGAGGAGAGAAGTAAGTACCAGTACCTGATGACGCTGCGCCGCGTCGTGGATGACAGCACGGTGTGCCTGATGGGACACGAGAGGCGGCAGACGCTGAACATGATCACAGTGCTGGCGTTGAAGGTTCTAGGAGAGCAGAACATTATCCCCAACACAGACCATGTCACATGTTTCTACCAGCCTGCCCCATACCTTGCCGAGCACAGTGCCCCCTACATGGCAGAGCCCAGCTACTGCAGCTACTATATACCCCAAGGGGGATCAACTCTGCTTTACCAGCCTTACCCcttacacctacacacacagactggaaTGGTCTaa